A genomic region of Oceaniferula marina contains the following coding sequences:
- a CDS encoding glutaredoxin family protein yields MSDHQLDIVCYLKTFCGWSEGVRAMLRKYGLPFEEKDIIKNPAFRWEMEQKSGQPLSPCVTVNGHMLADVSGDEVEQYLLEEGMVSAREDAADAPTGSGCVGHG; encoded by the coding sequence ATGAGTGATCACCAACTGGATATTGTTTGTTATTTGAAGACCTTTTGTGGATGGAGTGAGGGGGTTCGTGCCATGTTGCGCAAGTATGGGCTGCCCTTTGAGGAGAAGGATATTATCAAGAACCCCGCTTTTCGCTGGGAAATGGAACAGAAGAGCGGTCAGCCGCTGAGTCCCTGCGTTACGGTTAATGGTCACATGCTTGCCGATGTCTCAGGCGATGAGGTGGAGCAGTATCTGCTGGAAGAAGGTATGGTGTCGGCTCGTGAGGATGCCGCGGATGCTCCTACCGGCAGCGGTTGTGTTGGTCACGGCTGA
- the hemG gene encoding protoporphyrinogen oxidase, whose translation MEYRANTAILGAGISGLCTAYQLNQSNHDCLVLESSSEAGGALKSTQSNGYLAEHGPNSLLVKDQRVNQLLHATGLHPEQGTSAQTANAAAKKRYIVHNGKPHAMPSSPLGMFKTPLFSSKGKLRFALEPFIGRYRGLEQGLGEESFADFVRRRLGPDMLASAAGPFVSGIYAGDPENLSVRHAFPRLWNLEHHYGSFILGALALQFKLGPVGKNPNRLSPSSMISFRNGMQQLPSAIAQSLPPGHFETNCQLQNIQQHGSSDWELTWTDNNKQCQQGVFNNLVLAVPHHQLAKLPLPADLLKSLSPVSSLASPPVTSLVLGFKREDVRHPLDGFGMLIKQSEASPLLGVLFSSSMFDGRAPDQHVTLTCMMGGSLNPHFAENDDQVVLDELKRLLGVEGAPSFRHRTSWQHAIPQYSLDYQKVIDAIQTCENDYPGLHLAGNYRGGISVGDCMVNGLELGQTIVSK comes from the coding sequence GTGGAATACAGAGCGAATACCGCCATTCTGGGAGCCGGCATTAGCGGGCTCTGCACCGCCTATCAATTGAATCAATCCAATCACGACTGCCTGGTCCTTGAATCCAGTTCAGAAGCCGGAGGAGCGCTGAAAAGCACCCAGTCTAATGGTTACCTTGCCGAACACGGCCCCAACAGCCTGCTGGTCAAAGATCAAAGGGTGAACCAACTACTGCACGCAACCGGGCTTCACCCGGAGCAAGGGACATCGGCACAAACGGCCAATGCAGCGGCAAAAAAACGCTACATTGTCCACAACGGCAAGCCTCACGCGATGCCCTCCTCCCCACTTGGAATGTTCAAAACCCCCTTGTTTTCAAGCAAAGGCAAACTTCGCTTCGCTTTGGAGCCCTTCATCGGCAGGTACCGCGGGCTAGAACAAGGACTCGGAGAAGAAAGCTTTGCCGACTTTGTTCGCCGCCGGCTCGGTCCAGACATGCTAGCCAGTGCAGCAGGCCCGTTTGTCAGCGGCATCTACGCAGGAGACCCTGAAAACCTCTCCGTCCGACATGCCTTCCCTCGACTCTGGAACCTGGAACACCACTACGGATCGTTCATCCTTGGAGCTCTGGCCCTGCAATTCAAACTCGGGCCTGTGGGTAAAAACCCGAACCGTCTGAGCCCATCATCCATGATCTCCTTCCGCAATGGCATGCAGCAGCTTCCAAGCGCCATCGCGCAATCACTTCCCCCAGGCCATTTCGAAACAAATTGCCAACTTCAAAACATTCAACAGCATGGAAGCTCTGACTGGGAACTCACGTGGACGGATAACAACAAGCAATGCCAACAAGGGGTTTTCAACAACCTGGTTCTGGCAGTCCCCCACCATCAATTAGCCAAACTGCCCTTACCCGCCGATTTGCTCAAATCACTCTCACCGGTGAGCAGCTTGGCATCTCCACCGGTAACCAGCCTGGTGCTCGGATTCAAACGTGAAGATGTCCGCCACCCGCTTGATGGATTTGGCATGCTCATCAAACAATCCGAAGCCTCCCCCTTGCTCGGCGTTCTTTTCTCATCCAGCATGTTTGATGGTCGGGCCCCGGATCAGCACGTAACCCTCACCTGCATGATGGGCGGCAGCCTCAACCCTCACTTTGCGGAAAACGACGACCAAGTCGTGCTCGACGAACTCAAGCGCCTGCTCGGAGTCGAGGGAGCCCCCAGCTTCAGGCACCGAACATCATGGCAACACGCGATTCCTCAATATTCTCTCGACTACCAAAAGGTAATCGACGCGATCCAGACCTGCGAGAATGATTACCCCGGACTCCACCTCGCCGGGAATTACCGTGGAGGTATCTCGGTCGGTGACTGCATGGTCAATGGCTTGGAACTTGGGCAAACGATTGTCTCCAAATGA
- a CDS encoding STAS/SEC14 domain-containing protein produces MITRIPNLPDHVLGFKATGKVTGTDYESSIIPAVNAALQRHKKISLIYHIPEPFEGFDLAAAWDDTKLGLKHFNHWKRIAVVSDIPWIHTGVKAVGFFFPCEMRIFADADLDAATQWASEAES; encoded by the coding sequence ATGATCACACGTATCCCCAACTTGCCCGACCATGTTCTTGGATTCAAAGCCACAGGGAAGGTCACCGGAACCGACTACGAAAGCAGTATCATCCCAGCAGTCAATGCCGCCCTCCAGCGCCACAAAAAAATCAGCCTGATCTACCATATCCCCGAACCCTTCGAGGGCTTTGATTTGGCAGCGGCTTGGGATGACACCAAACTCGGGCTGAAACACTTCAACCACTGGAAACGGATCGCCGTCGTCAGCGACATCCCATGGATTCATACGGGAGTCAAAGCCGTCGGATTCTTTTTCCCTTGTGAAATGCGGATATTCGCCGACGCCGATCTGGACGCAGCCACCCAGTGGGCCAGTGAAGCTGAGTCATAA
- a CDS encoding alpha/beta fold hydrolase, giving the protein MKISAVPHRCSGFRHFKKMAMRDHYFQVPLDYAHEQSPEIEVFAREVVDGKRCSDETLPWMVFFQGGPGFPANRPMDYGGWIAEVLKTHRLLLLDQRGTGLSSRILPQSLAQWKTPEQQADYLSHFRADSIVRDAESIRYTLLGREKPWTGIGQSFGGFCLLTYLSFHPEGLSGVLITGGVAGIKQRAEENYRLTYQKVLEKNEAFYRHYPEDEERVKDIVAYLGAREVTLPSGGRLSPRRFQALGLCLGGDGGFEQLHYLIEKAWIEGKDGMELAYDFLVEVEQMHAFDTNPVFCILHESIYAEGYASSWAAERVRQEFPDFSIRPGARLNFTGEMIGPWMLEDFVYLRPLKDCAEILAQKDDWGRLYDLDQLAKNQVPIAAISYYEDMYVPIELSRETALHIPHFYQWVSNEWEHNGLGKDGAKIVSTLMDRLMAPRL; this is encoded by the coding sequence ATGAAGATTTCAGCTGTACCTCATCGATGCTCCGGGTTTCGTCATTTCAAGAAAATGGCGATGCGGGATCATTACTTTCAAGTGCCTTTGGACTATGCCCATGAGCAATCGCCCGAGATCGAAGTGTTTGCCAGGGAAGTGGTTGATGGCAAACGTTGTTCGGATGAAACGTTGCCCTGGATGGTGTTTTTTCAAGGTGGTCCCGGGTTTCCTGCGAACCGCCCCATGGATTACGGCGGTTGGATTGCCGAGGTTTTAAAGACGCACCGCCTGCTTTTGCTCGACCAGAGGGGCACGGGCTTGAGCTCAAGGATCTTGCCCCAATCGCTTGCCCAATGGAAAACCCCGGAGCAACAGGCTGATTATCTTAGTCATTTCAGGGCCGATAGCATTGTGCGTGATGCCGAGTCGATTCGATACACGCTGTTGGGTCGTGAAAAACCATGGACAGGTATTGGACAATCTTTCGGCGGCTTTTGCCTTTTGACTTATCTTTCGTTTCATCCCGAAGGACTGAGCGGAGTGCTCATCACCGGAGGGGTGGCCGGAATCAAACAGCGGGCTGAGGAAAACTACCGGTTGACCTATCAGAAGGTGTTGGAGAAAAATGAAGCCTTCTATCGGCACTATCCGGAGGACGAAGAAAGAGTGAAAGACATTGTTGCTTATCTGGGAGCCCGCGAAGTGACTTTACCCAGCGGTGGCCGGCTCAGCCCAAGGAGGTTTCAGGCATTGGGATTGTGTCTTGGTGGTGACGGTGGCTTTGAACAGTTGCATTACCTGATCGAAAAAGCATGGATTGAGGGGAAAGATGGCATGGAATTGGCGTATGATTTTTTGGTCGAGGTCGAGCAGATGCACGCCTTTGATACCAACCCCGTGTTCTGCATCCTTCACGAATCCATCTATGCGGAAGGATATGCGAGCTCATGGGCTGCCGAGAGGGTCAGGCAGGAGTTTCCTGATTTTTCGATTCGACCCGGAGCGCGCTTGAATTTTACCGGGGAGATGATTGGTCCGTGGATGTTGGAGGATTTTGTTTATCTCCGACCATTGAAAGATTGTGCGGAAATCCTTGCCCAAAAAGACGATTGGGGACGTTTATACGATCTTGACCAACTGGCAAAGAATCAGGTGCCCATTGCTGCCATTTCGTATTACGAAGACATGTACGTCCCGATCGAGTTGTCGAGGGAGACGGCCTTGCACATCCCTCATTTTTACCAATGGGTTAGCAATGAATGGGAGCACAATGGTCTGGGTAAGGACGGCGCGAAGATTGTTTCCACCCTCATGGATCGATTGATGGCTCCTCGTTTATAA
- a CDS encoding arylsulfatase: MNKTIKYIISGATTMGLGLASVSAEAVAPPGSPSSTTTIDGKQLPPPPDKKFDGEIERNVLDSTPYWPPRMVAPEGAPNILLIITDDAGYGVSSTFGGVIPTPAMDRIAKQGLRYTHFHSTAVCSPTRASLISGRNHHRMGMGTIPELSTGYPGYNGMMTKDKATVARILKGHGYVTSWFGKNHNTPDLPTSKIGPFDQWPLGMGFDYFYGFMGGDTSQWQPGNLVRNTTYIYPYENKPGWNLVTAMADDAIGYMKTVDALNPDQPFFVYYAPGATHAPHHPTPEWIDKISKMHLFDEGWHQLRETIFANQKKLGVIPADAKLTPWPNDLIKRWDQLSDLEKKLFIKQADVFAAYVAYTDHEIGRVIQAVEDLGKLDNTLIIYITGDNGTSSEGGPTGTPNEVASVQGLHLPVEAQMKYYDVWGSEQTYPHMSVGWTWAFGTPFSWTKMVCSHFGGTKQGTVISWPKVIKEKGGVRHQFHHVVDIAPTILEAVGVPLPDEIDGIKQEPMDGVSMLYTFDTKNAEAPSKHKTQYFEMIGDRAIYHDGWILSTKVMRTPWDNSGKGNHDPASWPWELYDLSKDWTQSNDVAAQYPDKVKALEKLFWEEADKNQVLPMDTTTFTRSLLPRPNLTAGRSSFTYAGEVTGTPNGNAPNVLASSYNIKAEVVIPDGGAEGMMVTHGGRFAGYGFYLLKGKPVYVYNLFGMQRVRWEGKEALSAGKHTLEFDFQYDGLGADTLKYGSPSGLGRGGTGTLKVDGKVVATKKMEKTIPMLMQWCESFDVGADTGSPVSDQDYQTPFRFTGTLEKLTLSIDRPKLTEEDIQKLKSMQHSNPASE; the protein is encoded by the coding sequence ATGAACAAAACAATCAAGTATATCATCTCTGGAGCTACGACCATGGGGCTAGGCCTTGCTTCTGTTTCGGCGGAGGCCGTGGCTCCTCCCGGATCCCCAAGTTCGACCACGACCATTGACGGAAAGCAACTTCCACCACCACCTGATAAGAAATTTGACGGGGAAATTGAACGCAATGTCCTTGACTCAACGCCTTATTGGCCACCGCGGATGGTTGCTCCCGAGGGGGCTCCCAACATCCTTTTAATCATTACGGATGATGCCGGTTACGGGGTGTCCAGCACGTTTGGAGGGGTGATTCCGACACCGGCTATGGACAGAATTGCGAAGCAGGGGTTGCGATACACCCATTTCCATTCCACGGCCGTTTGTTCGCCGACGCGGGCATCGCTTATTTCAGGGCGAAACCACCACCGTATGGGGATGGGAACGATTCCGGAGTTGTCTACCGGGTATCCCGGATACAATGGGATGATGACGAAGGATAAGGCGACGGTGGCGCGCATTCTCAAAGGCCACGGTTATGTCACCTCGTGGTTCGGTAAAAACCATAACACACCGGATTTGCCTACCAGTAAGATCGGGCCGTTTGATCAGTGGCCACTGGGTATGGGCTTTGATTATTTTTATGGATTCATGGGTGGGGATACCAGTCAATGGCAGCCAGGCAACCTTGTTCGAAACACCACCTATATTTACCCATATGAAAATAAACCCGGATGGAATCTTGTAACGGCGATGGCAGATGATGCGATTGGTTATATGAAGACTGTGGATGCTCTCAATCCGGATCAACCGTTTTTCGTGTATTATGCTCCGGGTGCGACCCACGCTCCTCATCACCCGACACCGGAGTGGATTGACAAAATAAGCAAGATGCACCTTTTCGATGAGGGATGGCATCAGTTACGCGAAACGATTTTTGCCAATCAGAAAAAACTCGGCGTTATCCCAGCGGATGCCAAATTGACGCCATGGCCGAATGATTTAATCAAGCGGTGGGATCAACTGTCGGATCTGGAGAAAAAATTATTTATCAAGCAGGCGGATGTGTTTGCTGCCTACGTGGCGTATACGGACCATGAAATTGGACGTGTCATTCAGGCTGTCGAGGATCTGGGTAAATTGGACAACACCTTGATTATTTATATCACGGGTGACAATGGTACCAGCTCCGAAGGTGGACCGACGGGGACTCCCAATGAGGTGGCTTCGGTTCAGGGATTGCATCTGCCTGTAGAGGCCCAGATGAAGTATTACGATGTCTGGGGTTCGGAACAGACTTATCCACACATGTCAGTGGGGTGGACCTGGGCCTTTGGCACTCCATTTTCATGGACCAAGATGGTTTGTTCTCACTTTGGCGGAACCAAACAAGGAACGGTGATTTCCTGGCCCAAGGTGATCAAGGAGAAGGGGGGAGTCCGTCATCAGTTCCACCATGTTGTGGATATTGCGCCAACGATTCTCGAAGCGGTTGGCGTTCCGCTGCCTGATGAAATCGACGGCATCAAACAGGAACCCATGGATGGTGTAAGTATGCTTTACACCTTCGATACAAAGAATGCGGAGGCTCCCTCAAAGCATAAGACCCAGTATTTTGAGATGATTGGTGATCGTGCGATTTATCATGACGGCTGGATTCTTAGCACCAAAGTAATGCGCACTCCGTGGGATAACAGTGGCAAGGGAAATCATGACCCCGCCAGCTGGCCGTGGGAATTGTATGACCTGAGTAAGGATTGGACGCAGTCAAATGATGTGGCCGCTCAATATCCGGACAAGGTGAAGGCTCTGGAAAAACTTTTCTGGGAAGAAGCGGATAAAAACCAGGTATTGCCGATGGATACCACCACCTTTACCCGTTCACTTCTGCCTCGTCCCAACCTCACAGCGGGGCGGTCGTCATTCACTTATGCTGGAGAAGTCACCGGAACGCCCAATGGAAATGCTCCAAACGTTCTGGCCTCATCGTATAACATCAAGGCTGAGGTGGTGATTCCCGACGGGGGAGCTGAAGGTATGATGGTGACGCATGGCGGACGTTTTGCCGGTTATGGTTTCTATTTGCTGAAAGGAAAGCCCGTTTACGTGTACAACCTGTTTGGTATGCAGCGTGTTAGGTGGGAAGGGAAAGAAGCATTGAGCGCAGGGAAGCATACCCTTGAGTTTGATTTTCAGTATGATGGCTTGGGCGCTGATACCCTGAAATACGGAAGCCCCAGTGGCCTTGGTCGAGGGGGGACAGGGACGCTCAAAGTTGACGGTAAGGTTGTGGCTACAAAGAAGATGGAAAAGACGATTCCGATGTTGATGCAATGGTGTGAAAGTTTCGACGTTGGTGCTGATACCGGATCTCCCGTGTCTGATCAGGACTATCAAACGCCATTTCGGTTCACCGGCACATTGGAGAAATTAACCCTCAGCATTGACCGCCCGAAACTCACCGAGGAGGATATTCAGAAGCTGAAATCGATGCAGCACAGCAACCCAGCCAGCGAATAG
- a CDS encoding helix-turn-helix domain-containing protein produces the protein MQTDVCFVTEMVFQDPQHFASVVKGACIEPCQLSHEPTFSELLRVDFGVMCLDWVKAGSAMLYRGEMPSDSYTMSFVVECEEEGHSFNFETDFVSGYMGFFPPGAKLDATNPAGAINALLTVREDVFREALKVYVPEMDQLLSGGGFGMEVGRINQEHLRSLLGAMRRAVESYDKQSVKEIVCRELGRFLLPTYLAALREGLHRGGVKSLGRVLTRYKKFCATRDYILDHIREPLFVEDLCKSAHLSERGVENLFKDMVGTGPVAFLRLQRLQSVHHALLQSDPEPGKVKQLALEAGFSHMGHFSTYYQTMFGESAGQTLARRCEDLDVDGPLQGDEGAALSASASASVL, from the coding sequence ATGCAAACGGACGTATGTTTCGTGACTGAAATGGTCTTTCAGGATCCTCAGCATTTTGCCTCTGTGGTCAAAGGTGCCTGTATCGAACCCTGCCAGCTCAGTCATGAACCGACGTTCAGCGAATTGCTGAGAGTGGATTTCGGCGTGATGTGCTTGGACTGGGTGAAGGCCGGGTCGGCAATGCTTTATCGTGGTGAGATGCCTTCTGATTCGTATACGATGAGCTTTGTGGTGGAATGTGAGGAAGAAGGGCATTCGTTTAATTTTGAAACCGATTTTGTATCGGGTTATATGGGCTTTTTTCCTCCGGGGGCAAAGCTGGATGCCACAAATCCGGCAGGCGCGATTAATGCGCTGCTGACGGTACGGGAGGATGTGTTTCGGGAGGCTCTCAAGGTGTATGTTCCCGAAATGGATCAGCTTTTGTCTGGGGGTGGTTTTGGTATGGAGGTTGGAAGGATCAATCAGGAGCATTTGAGGTCGCTGTTGGGGGCGATGAGACGGGCGGTTGAGAGCTACGACAAGCAGTCGGTTAAGGAGATTGTTTGCCGTGAATTGGGCCGCTTTTTATTACCTACTTATCTAGCAGCATTGCGTGAAGGCTTGCACCGAGGCGGAGTGAAGAGCCTTGGTCGGGTCCTTACGCGTTATAAAAAGTTTTGTGCTACCCGGGACTATATTCTGGACCATATTAGGGAGCCTCTTTTTGTGGAAGACCTCTGCAAGTCGGCCCACCTTTCGGAGCGCGGGGTCGAGAACTTGTTCAAAGACATGGTTGGAACCGGGCCGGTAGCTTTTCTCCGTTTGCAGCGATTGCAGAGTGTTCACCACGCCTTGCTCCAATCTGATCCGGAGCCAGGGAAAGTGAAGCAGCTTGCCTTGGAGGCTGGCTTTTCACATATGGGGCATTTTTCCACATACTATCAAACGATGTTCGGAGAAAGTGCGGGCCAAACCTTGGCTCGTCGGTGTGAGGATCTGGATGTTGATGGACCCCTGCAAGGTGATGAGGGCGCGGCATTGTCCGCTTCGGCTTCGGCTTCGGTACTGTGA
- a CDS encoding outer membrane beta-barrel protein encodes MKKTSLALISLAPLTALAGEAIQTNSSTYSIQSEHSEWYYRVALYGWGQSLDGDIGVMGQTAAVDVDFSDLVEDLEIGLMGAVEIGKGRWSVLLDLNYADLSDEISTPNSKIDFEQEQLVGNLVLNYQAINSDVSKLTLFGGIRGNWLDVNMSYTGGPLKDRTLDEDKSWADPIIGLRYRQDLGSSIYLRALGDVGGFGVSSDFTWQAMAGLGWQFNPCGGLFLGYRAIGTDYEDGGFTYDLSAHGPMIGLEYKF; translated from the coding sequence ATGAAAAAAACAAGCCTCGCACTCATCAGCCTCGCACCATTGACTGCTCTCGCAGGGGAAGCCATTCAAACAAACAGCAGCACGTATTCCATCCAATCCGAACATTCAGAATGGTACTACCGTGTTGCTCTCTACGGATGGGGCCAATCTCTGGACGGCGACATCGGAGTCATGGGACAAACCGCAGCCGTGGATGTTGATTTTTCAGACTTGGTCGAAGACCTCGAAATCGGCCTAATGGGAGCTGTAGAAATAGGCAAAGGTCGGTGGAGTGTGCTTCTGGACCTCAATTACGCCGACCTCAGCGATGAAATCAGCACGCCAAACTCGAAAATCGATTTCGAACAAGAGCAACTTGTTGGCAATCTGGTGCTCAACTACCAAGCCATCAACAGCGATGTATCCAAGCTCACTCTCTTCGGAGGCATTCGAGGCAACTGGCTCGATGTCAATATGTCCTATACCGGAGGCCCACTCAAAGACAGAACGCTGGATGAAGACAAATCTTGGGCAGACCCGATCATCGGACTCCGCTACCGGCAGGACTTAGGGTCTTCCATCTATTTACGAGCCCTTGGTGACGTCGGAGGTTTTGGAGTTTCCTCTGATTTCACATGGCAAGCCATGGCAGGACTTGGCTGGCAATTCAACCCTTGTGGAGGGCTCTTTCTCGGCTACCGGGCGATCGGAACCGACTATGAAGACGGAGGGTTCACATACGACCTCTCGGCTCACGGCCCAATGATTGGGCTAGAATACAAATTCTGA
- the menD gene encoding 2-succinyl-5-enolpyruvyl-6-hydroxy-3-cyclohexene-1-carboxylic-acid synthase → MSSQGWVHDTVAACVAAGIQEFVVCAGARNLDLVTALAEFQRSGDAGDIRVFNHFEERSAGFFALGRTMQSGAACAVVTTSGTAVAELLPAVIEAHYQGRPLVVLSADRPRRFRGSGAPQAIEQVGIFEDYVEGCQDLEWADELLMFDGWSGIGPWHVNLCLEEDERGEEGGVRTSKVRVGEIREPIGNLNMLPVLEMMRNAWRGGMVVMLGGLEPWDREEVWHFLKDLAVPVLADSTSGLREALGRLSLVDGDRLLRNHPPASVLRIGEVPVGRFWRDLESMPEVEVVSLTRTDHSGLARESVVIRGDIPRSLRALGEVSSVGDTTDLLKTAARGRGVLGEHLEAFPESEPGMVRTLSVMATMGRSLYLGNSLPIREWNDFSQREIPYEMVRANRGANGIDGQISTWLGATADEEDAWGVFGDLTTLYDLSAPALLAQVETKGRMLVVINNGGGRIFGRLPKVQALDEEVEEMVTNAHDTRFEHWASMWGMRYICVRGIEDFDLEPCDVTTVVEVIPDARQTKGFWQAMG, encoded by the coding sequence ATGTCGAGTCAAGGTTGGGTTCATGATACCGTAGCAGCATGTGTGGCTGCCGGAATACAGGAGTTTGTTGTTTGTGCCGGAGCGAGGAATCTCGATCTGGTGACCGCGCTTGCGGAGTTTCAACGTAGCGGTGATGCCGGAGATATCAGGGTGTTCAACCATTTCGAAGAGCGTTCGGCAGGATTTTTTGCCCTTGGCCGGACGATGCAGAGTGGTGCCGCCTGTGCCGTGGTTACCACCTCGGGGACCGCAGTTGCAGAGTTACTTCCAGCCGTGATTGAGGCCCATTATCAGGGGCGGCCCTTGGTTGTGCTTTCTGCTGATCGCCCTCGGAGGTTTCGGGGGTCGGGCGCTCCTCAAGCGATTGAACAAGTCGGTATTTTTGAAGACTATGTCGAAGGCTGCCAGGATTTGGAGTGGGCTGATGAGTTGCTGATGTTTGACGGATGGTCTGGTATCGGCCCATGGCATGTGAACCTTTGCCTTGAAGAAGATGAGCGGGGTGAAGAGGGGGGCGTCCGGACTTCCAAAGTCAGAGTCGGTGAGATTCGGGAGCCAATCGGTAATTTAAACATGTTACCGGTGTTGGAGATGATGCGGAATGCCTGGCGGGGTGGAATGGTGGTGATGCTGGGAGGTCTGGAACCTTGGGACCGGGAAGAGGTTTGGCATTTTTTGAAGGATTTGGCCGTGCCGGTGCTGGCGGATAGTACCAGTGGGTTGCGTGAAGCCTTGGGCAGGCTCTCATTGGTGGATGGAGATCGTTTGTTGCGGAATCATCCACCTGCTTCGGTTTTAAGAATTGGTGAGGTTCCTGTCGGGCGCTTTTGGCGGGATCTTGAAAGCATGCCCGAGGTGGAAGTGGTCTCCTTGACCCGAACCGACCATTCGGGCTTGGCCCGCGAGAGTGTCGTGATCCGTGGTGATATTCCGCGTTCATTGAGAGCGCTCGGAGAAGTTTCCTCAGTTGGCGATACGACGGATCTACTCAAAACCGCAGCGCGTGGGAGAGGTGTGCTGGGTGAGCATTTGGAGGCCTTTCCTGAGAGTGAACCCGGGATGGTGAGAACGCTGTCAGTGATGGCAACGATGGGGCGTAGTTTATACCTGGGGAATAGCCTGCCGATCCGGGAATGGAACGATTTTTCCCAGCGCGAGATTCCTTACGAAATGGTGCGGGCTAACCGGGGAGCCAATGGCATCGATGGTCAGATTTCGACCTGGCTTGGTGCTACAGCGGATGAGGAGGATGCCTGGGGTGTGTTTGGTGATCTAACCACTCTGTATGATCTATCTGCGCCAGCTTTGTTAGCACAGGTTGAAACCAAGGGGCGGATGTTAGTGGTGATCAATAACGGAGGAGGGCGCATTTTTGGTCGCCTGCCGAAGGTTCAGGCTTTGGATGAAGAGGTCGAGGAAATGGTGACCAACGCGCATGACACAAGATTTGAACACTGGGCTTCGATGTGGGGCATGCGCTATATCTGCGTTCGCGGGATCGAAGATTTTGATCTGGAACCCTGTGATGTGACGACCGTAGTGGAAGTTATCCCGGATGCCCGCCAGACGAAAGGGTTCTGGCAGGCAATGGGTTAG
- the acpS gene encoding holo-ACP synthase: protein MNVFGIGIDVVEVQRIASSMAEFGSRFAQKIFTESEREYCEGQKNPAIHYAARFAAKEAVAKALGTGIGKDLAWLDMEIRRRDSGEPEVFLSGDGEAFARSRGIQEIKISLTHAEHYAAANAVVLAE, encoded by the coding sequence ATGAATGTATTTGGTATAGGGATTGATGTGGTGGAGGTGCAGCGAATTGCATCGTCCATGGCTGAGTTCGGGAGTCGATTTGCACAGAAAATCTTTACCGAATCCGAGCGTGAGTATTGCGAGGGGCAAAAGAACCCTGCGATTCATTACGCCGCTCGATTTGCTGCCAAGGAAGCGGTTGCCAAAGCTCTGGGGACGGGGATTGGCAAGGACTTGGCGTGGTTGGATATGGAAATCCGGCGACGTGACTCCGGCGAGCCCGAGGTGTTTTTATCTGGTGACGGCGAGGCATTTGCCCGGTCCAGGGGGATTCAGGAAATCAAGATCAGTTTAACGCATGCCGAGCATTATGCAGCGGCCAACGCGGTGGTCTTGGCTGAGTAG
- a CDS encoding pyridoxine 5'-phosphate synthase, with amino-acid sequence MSLLLGVNIDHIATLRQARFTGMIDSPNAEPSPVQGAEDAMTGGADSITVHVRGDRRHMQEEDAFAVRQMIDLPLNFEMGNTEEMVNMACRLKPDFVCLVPETREEVTTEGGLDVDGLFVSLEPTVKTLQQHGIKVSMFIDPDTVQVEASSRIGAEMIELHTGCFANAFGDERKQETARLKEAAILGHDLGLQVNAGHGINLENLPELLTVPHLAELNIGHTLISRSVRVGLSEAVREMREAMSGYQG; translated from the coding sequence ATGAGCTTGCTTTTAGGTGTAAACATTGACCATATCGCGACGCTGAGACAGGCGCGCTTCACGGGTATGATTGATTCTCCGAATGCGGAACCCTCGCCAGTGCAGGGAGCCGAAGACGCGATGACAGGCGGGGCTGATTCCATTACCGTGCATGTCCGCGGAGATCGCCGTCATATGCAGGAGGAGGATGCTTTTGCCGTGCGTCAGATGATTGACCTCCCGCTGAACTTTGAGATGGGCAACACCGAGGAGATGGTGAATATGGCATGCCGGCTCAAGCCCGATTTTGTTTGTTTGGTCCCCGAAACCCGCGAGGAGGTCACGACCGAGGGGGGATTGGATGTTGATGGCCTGTTTGTTTCCTTGGAGCCAACGGTGAAAACGCTCCAACAACATGGGATCAAAGTGAGCATGTTTATTGACCCTGACACGGTGCAGGTGGAAGCCTCATCCAGAATAGGGGCGGAAATGATCGAACTGCACACCGGATGTTTTGCCAACGCCTTTGGTGATGAGCGCAAGCAGGAGACGGCACGCTTGAAAGAGGCTGCCATTCTCGGGCACGACTTGGGCTTGCAGGTGAATGCCGGTCACGGAATCAATTTGGAGAATTTACCGGAGTTGTTGACGGTTCCGCACTTGGCTGAGCTGAACATTGGCCACACCTTGATCTCGAGATCGGTGCGTGTTGGCTTGTCTGAAGCGGTCAGGGAAATGCGCGAGGCCATGTCCGGATACCAGGGGTAA